AGGCTAGTTGTTCGATTCAGTAAGGCTAGGGCCTGCACCCCCTAgctcgcggggcgcgtaagccctttgtGTGGTTTACGCGGGGCGCGAAGGACGGCCGAAACAACCCTATAAGAAGAGGGCATCGGTAGTTCATTTCCGTCGTTCACAATTCGTAATTCTCTCTCAAATTTCTGTGGTGTAGCAATTATATCGGGCATTATACCCACTAATATaatgaagttctgcctcgttgtaagtatttttaaCCCCCGgctacgtattagatacgctacccgattgatctagcgcTCCGTAACgactgtcgaggttctgcccgacgtagtcgttggagttctgtctcgggaaGGGTATAACTAATATAAAATTTGGGTTATTAtgctaacgcgtgtgcattttttaatttattagatTATAACTAGGAAACCATGGGAAAAATTCTaaattagcaatgtgagtaatctcctttttgtaaacctttttgcaaactgtttttaaaaaacctcaattgtttgaacattataattaacagtgattgagtatctgtaattctacaattatcttcggtatgttgggggttttgtatacaaaatttgttactacactttgagtagtaacatgaccacaagtcgggacgacagtaccgtgggtggtaattaaggtagaataataaacaaatgtaattgttgATTGCGCTCAATGTTGTACAAGGATAAAATCTGTTTTGATTAAattgagattcactcaccagtatttcccactggcaaatgtttttaaaacgcgtttcaggtaacaaaatgtgaaagccaaaatAGAAGCCAGCGGCagagcactaaaggcttggaaaatgtggctataaaagttacctaaataaagaaagatgttttatttaataaaatagggtttatccctataaacatgtttgtaataaaaacttgggaatttcccaaTATGTTTATTAcaaaaatgtggtgttttactctgacaaaatatttcctaactacagtcctgatgtaaattccactaccaaataatgataaacaccgataccaccatctcTGAGTAGGCCGTGTCCGCCCACATCTcgaggcaggggtcgggggttgcgaaaACAGGTCCCCAAACATCACAAAAAACTAAATCCAATACATGAGTACTTCTATAATTTGATGAAGATAAATGCAATTTTGAAGATTTTCCCATGGGACAAGAATTACAATATGGTAAAACAGAATTACTACTAATAGGAAGACAGTTCTTAGAAATCATAGGTTGTAAAAGTTACAAGTGAGGATGTCTAAGTCTTTGGTGCCAAGTTGTAGGAGAAGCTCGAACAGTAGAAAAAGCAACATTTGAGGCAAGATTGGTCTTTGGTAATTGAAGAGGGTAGAAACTGTCTTTACTTGGACCTATGAGGAGGATAGTTCTGGTAACCGAATCCTTCACATAAAAAATGTAGAGTAAAATCAAAAAACACACTTTGTTATATTGACAAAAACGTTGTACGGAAAGAAGATTTCGTTTAATTTGTGGAGCGTGTAGAATGTTTTTAATAGAAAGAGTTTTATTTGGTGAATTGAAAGTGGTGGAACCTATATGAATAATTGGTAACCTATTGACATTACCAACAGTAAGTGTGTCCTTACCGAAATAAGGCTCAACATTGTCAAGGCTAGTGAGATCAGGTGCTGCAGTATTGTTTGCACCAGCGTCCGGCAACCAAGATGATGATGCTTGTGAGCGATGATCAGCATAGTTCTCTTGTGGAGCATATCGTGGTGGACGAATTATTGCAGGATCACGATTTAGGCATTGAGATGGAACATGCCCAATATCACACCTGTTCCAAGAACCATAGACGGTATTCTGATTAGATGCCCAAGCAAATCTGGAATTGTTACCTGACGAGGAGCCATGTTGCGGTTGTTTTAATTGCCTCATCCACGCCGGTTGTTGTTTCGGTCACGATTAGACTGCTCAAAAGTGTTGTAATAGGGCCGATTATGTTGTTGTATAGGTTGCACATTGAAGCTTAATTGTGTCATCAGTTGTTGAAGCGACTGGACTGTTTTAGGTGTGAGTTAAAGGCTGGGTTGTGAGGCTGAGTCAAGGCTGGTTATAGTCGTGAAGGCCTGGGTAACAACAGAGAGAGTGGGATCAGTCTTCTTTGTCATGTATTCGTGATCAGCGAGTAGCCCAGGTAATTCCATGAGGGTTACTGGAGGGTGTTATGGAATAAGGGTGGGTTTTAAGATGTTATATTCTTCCTGAAGGCCTGAAATAATCAACATAACAACATCCTTTTCTTGCATGGCTGCACCAATGTTTGCTAATGCATCGTTATATTCTTAGGCTCGTGTGATATAGGCAGCAGATGTTTCATCAGGTTGCATCTCCATCTTAAGAAGTTGGGTTCTTAGTGTGTACTCTCGGGAAGATGTGTGCAGTGCGTAAACACGTTCCAAGGAAAGCCATAAGTTACGAGAAGTTTGACCTTGTACATTTAAGGAGGCTACAGAGGTTATTGACAGCAGGAGCATGTGGACGTGGGCATCGTTGGAAACCCATGTCAAGTAGTCAGGGTTTGGTTGTGGTGTGGGTGGCGGTGGGTCTTTGTCTGACGAAGAGGTGGTAGCAGCAATGGTTTGGGATGGACAGTGAATAGAGCCATCAATATAAACATACAAGCCATTTGTAATGAGAAAAGGTTTGATCATGGTTTTCCAGTATCTATGATTGGTCAGGCTTAGTTGAAAACCGAATTCGTGAGAATTATGAGTGGTTTTCTCTACTGTGGTGAAGGAGGTAATGGCCATTGTTTGTAGGTTTGAATAAACAGAAGTTGGCGAGAAGAAAAAAGGAAAAAGCAGGGACTTGTTAATAAGGGAGCAGGACCTTGTTGATTAGGGgcgagaaaaaaaaaagaagggcCTTGTTAATAAGGGAGCAGGACCTTGTTGATAAGGGAGCAGGTCCTTGTTGATAGAGGAACAGGATCTTGCTGAGATCGGAAAACAAAAGTGACAGTCAGCAATTTTATGGTTTAGGTAATCCAAGAGCGTATGGCTCTGATATCATATAATTtgtattgtaattgtgaattGTATTGAATGAATAATTGTTTACAATAGGAGGTCCTATATATATGACAATTGCAGCCTAAAACTAGAAACAATCATTAACATAAATAGATTATAAATTTATGTCTAATAACCTTTGCCTTCATCCCAATTTCCTGACCACGAAATAGATTTTTACTAGGAACGTTTGTATGTTTGTTATTGTCTAAAATCACGATTAATTATAACATTTGCAGGTCTGGCGGTTTAGATACTTAGAATAATAACAAAGGCATCACTTCCACACACACGAACCGGTTCCCAAACAAGTACACAGATCTACTTCACATTCAGTGCCATCATGGTACTTCTATGCATCATATGCACCAATGTTCTCCATTAACTACCGGTGATCCGATTCTACCGAAGTAACCGAAAACACATTGGCCCCATCCAACACATGTCAATCCGGTCAAACTTCTGGCAAGTAGTTAAAAAGATATGTTATCTAGTGACAGCAGTATTTGCAATTTACCTAGTGTCACTATCAATATTCCCAGGTTATTTAAGTGAAAACGTTGCTTCAACTTATTTTAAAGATTGGTATCCTATATTACTCATTACAACTTTTAACATTGGAGATTTTGTGGGCAAGTGTTTGAGTGTTGTTTATGTGCCACGTGGCAGTAGGATGATGGTATGGTGGTGTATGGGTAAGGTGTTGTTTTATCCATTGTTTGTAGGGTGTGTGCATGGACCCAAATGGATGCATAGTGAGGGTCCGGTAATGAGTTTGACCATGATGCTTGGTGTGAGCAATGGGTATTTGACTAGTGTGCTATGGAGACGTTTTTGGTGGTTGGGTTGGTCATGGGTTCGGCGCTTGATTGGTTGTGGAACCTTTGAGCTAGTTTTGATTGCAATGGTTATGACTTATGCCACAAATTAATAAAACTAGTTTTGGTTTCAATATTGTTTAGTAGTATTAGTTATTGTTTTTTTTGAGGATTGAACTTGTTATTTGGATATGACTTTAGtaatttataatatttttttatatttgatCAATGTGTATTAGTTAAAGCTTTGTAGATTTAATACTCAGTTGATTTTACAATTCTTAGTTTATTTGATCATCCGTAGTAGGGGGTTTTTGGACGTTTTTTCTAAAAAAACGCCCCTTAACGTCCATTAACCTCCCcatggcgtttttttttttttcaaaataaagcATATGACGTCCTTTTATCCACACCTCTTCTTAAATTGTTTGGCCAATGAGATGTATTCTACTTTTTGGTTGGTCAAtaccatttttatgtttttttttatttaattttttatatcTCTTTTAACATAATTCCTCACAATGCTTATATCTCCACTAAAcccatttttgaaaaaaaaaaaacgtcccataaggctggagggtgtgggggcgCCACCCCCGCCAGCTCACCATGTATAGTGCCCCATAGGGCTCCATCACCACACCCTCCATTTTAAAAGGGGGGCGCCATCCTTACTTCGCCACTCTGGTGACGCCAAAGTTGAAAGGTTCAGGTGGGGCCCACTAGTTTTAGtccaatgaattttttttttttataattttgtttaatagggggctCCATCCACACCATGCAAATTAAAGGGGAGGGGGGGCGTGGATCCTACGTATCGCTTACGTGGCcagataaagcccctagggggctctaaccacaccctccagcctaattgccattgctgactggactgccacatgtCGCAAAATGCCCAAggatggaggcattatttgtgtcttccactacacatggtcttaacTTTTATAGATAAGCAATAACAATTTTCATCGTGAGGGAGGTGATGAGGTTATGTTGGCGTGAGGGAGGTGGTCGCATGTTAATCAAGTATAcattggtggtggtggtagtggtgacAGGGGTGGCGGttggttagagagagagagaggtggtggttggagaaagaaagagagataggtggtggtggtggtgaagaagaagaagaaagggaAAGAATGAAAAATGTATGAGATGAAGGGTTTGTaaaattaggttttattttttccTTTAATTAAGTTGTAGAAAGACTAAATTGCCCTTGATTGATTCGACCTAACTGAAATTTTTAACCAGGTTAGAGCTAAAGGACGTAAGAGCATTCAAATCCATCCCACCATATTTTCACCATTAATTACATCTCtcctttttatttaaataatatttttatatttctcTCTCCTACACTCAAAACCACTTTCagaatatattaaaaaaatatatgggGTGAACAGTGTTCCCCCAAAATATACAGATGAAAaaaacattttctctctcctccacttacaactactttttatactctttatattttaaaaacatcaCACACTGAATTTGATGccatggatgtgaatgctctaaggtgTAATGAGTTTTTCAAATAAATGATTTcaactgtaattattgaagttaaagattATCTACTACAATTCATAACAAACATAAAAGACAGAAattgtaatttacccaaaaattaatactaataataaagAGGAAAAGAAAAACACTTGTTAACTGATGATAATGAAAAACAACATTTGAAAAAGTGCATAATTTAAATGATAGATTTTGTTAAAGTGAAAGGGTACGTTTTGTAATTTTTTAAGTTAAGTATataattttgaaaaccttgtaTCGTGTGCTTTTAACTTATGCATAATCAATCTATAAAAGGATAAATAGTTTTATTTTTCTCACAACAAAATATTTGCAAAATAAGGTTAGATATTATTTTGATTTTAACTTTACGatttaaaactaaaataaaatctttttttcTTTGTgtaatgtattaaaatataatttattatATTAATTTGTTTTACTCCTTGTCATTAAACTAAATGgaaatttaataaataattttaattttgttataaaattgtttaatttaaaattttaaaacttaATATACTTCCTCATGTATCACGCTTAATTATGTGATTTTATTTATCAAATTTATTAAATTTCAGTTATGTAATATGtggaatattataatacatcaaatTATGtaatatatttaaatataaatagaGTACCTATGCGTTGCGACGTAGTCGATAACTAACAAAGTTGTACTCGTTTTCCATTTATTTATCAAATGTTCTGGTTTTACTTGGGTTCTAAAATAATTAAAAGAATTAGATAACAATATTATAAtgtatttattaaataataaaattatgTCATAAATACCAAAATtgcattaaataacaaaattatGTCATAAATACCAAaattattaaatacaaaaataattatcccaagtgaGTGTTTTAAAATTAATTGAAATACCAATTTTATCCAGTTCTATGATAATGTAGCATAGATAGAGAATTCACTATATTGCCAATGATTCCGCATACCAATTGGTTTGGGAAATGTGGGAAGGTTTACCTATTTATGTGGGTTCCTATACAGAGGTCTCAGGGTCGAATCTTGCGAGGGGCAAATTGTGGCACCGCTTCAAACGGGTAATAATATGCCAACTGCGGCATTCTTACTTGTGACCTGGGTGACCAAAAGCCAAAAGCCTAACCGGGTGATTTAGCTGTTGAAAACAAGATAATTCACTAATAATTCTTATCATATTAATATACGTACGtggaatattttttttaaaagtaattaatttagttataaaaataataaCGACAAATAGCTCATCAAAAAATAAAGAATATCCACAAACTAACATGAAATCCAAAGAATCAACATATATAATTTTTAGGACATTTACCAAAACATTATCTTATGTTTCTCCAGACAAAAAAACAAACCGgaattacatacatacacacacatgttTAACTCACGTGATAAAAACGCCATGTATACAAAAAGAAAACAATTAATAACGTGTCCATATCTATCATTGCCATGAATAATATGTCGAAACTCGAAACTGAAATCACCCAAAAATCACATTATAAGTTCACAACAAATTAGCCATTTATAATAAGGAATCGAAAACACCCCTCTATATTGCATAATATTCCGGCAGAAATGGAGATTCTACAGCCAAATCCGAACCTTAAAACCTACGACAACAAGGAGCCAAAAGACACATACAACATGGCATACATTATCCACTTTCTACTAGGTGCCGGATATTTGGTTCCATGGAACGCCTTCATCACAGCCGTTGATTATTTCCAGTATCTATACCCTAACAAACACATCAACAAGGTGTTTTCAGTGGGTTACATGTCGGCCGCGATGGCCGTGCTTTTTACGCTCATGTGGTTTTCAAGGTCGAGTCGGATTAAGTTGCCGTCGGTTCGGAGCAGGATGAATTTGGGTCAGTGTTTGTTTATTTTGGCTCTCATGGTGGCGCCGGTGACGGACTGGATTGTTCATGGGAAGGAGACGAGGAAGACGATGAATATCGCGTTTGTTGTGCTTGTTTCCATGGTTATGATCAGTGGATTAGCTGATGGGTTAGTGGGTGGAAGTCTGGTTGGAGCCACCGGAGCTCTTCCTGGACGGTATATGCAGGCGGTTTTTGCTGGTAACGCCACCGCCGGTATGATTTCTATTTTTAGGGTGTTTATATATCTACTTTTAGGGTTTTTTCTTAGAATTGTCATTTTCTCTAATCttgtaaataaaaaaatatatattttagagtGGGTTGTAAATGCGAGCAGCTTTTCGATAAGGGCATAAATAAGCTGAGTTTAGCCTGAGCTTGACTCGTTTATTTGTACAAGAGCTCGAGCTCAAGTTCGAGTTCAACTTGTTTAATTTATGAGAGATCGAGCTCGACTTATTTTAAGCTCGTACAACTCAAACTCTGCTCATGAGTAGTTTTTAAGCCCGAGCTTGTCTCGTATTTATGATTTTATAtacatttataatttatattcaATTCTTGTATACCTTTGAGTATTAAATTTACATATATAACAGAATATATATTCTTAGTCATTTGTATcataattttaatataataagAAATATGATACAgataaatatttaatatattaaatgaaAATTGTATTAATAATAGACTCGTTTGGATTCGCAAGTCAGCTCAAGCTCGATAAGGAAGCTTGGGTTTAAGCccgtttattaaacaaacttatttttaggaCCAGACTCGGGTTTGAGCTCGTCTCAATTCAAGCTTCTAGCAatttggtttcattccaacttcCCGAGCACGAGTTAGATTTTTACTAGGAACGTTTGTATGTATGTTATTGTCTAAAATCCCGATTAATTATAATATTTGCAGGTCTGGCGGTTTCGATACTTAGAATAATAACAAAGGCATCACTTCCACACACACGAACGGGTCTCCGAACAAGCACACAGATCTACTTCACATTCAGTGCCATCATGGTACTTCTATGCATCATATGCACCAACGTTCTACACAAACTACCGGTGATCCGATTCTACCGAAGTAACCGAAAACACATTGACCCCATCCAACACATGTCAATCCGATCAAACTTCTGGCAAGTAGTTAAAAAAATCCGGTATCTAGTGACAGCAGTATTTGCAATCTACCTAGTGTCACTATCAATATTCCCAGGTTATTTAAGTGAAAACGTTGCATCAACTTATTTTAAAGATTGGTATCCTATATTACTCATTACAACTTTTAACGTTGGAGATTTTGTGGGCAAGTGTTTGACTGCTGTTTATGTGCCACGTGGCAGTAAGTTGGTGGTTTGGTGGTGTATGGGTCGGGTGTTGTTTTATCCATTGTTTGTAGGGTGTGTGCATGGACCCAAATGGATGCATAGTGAGGGTCCGGTTATGAGTTTGACCATGATGCTCGGTGTGAGCAATGGGTACTTGACTAGTGTGCTTATGATACTTGCACCCAAGTTGGTTCCGGTCGAGGAGTCGGAGGTGGTTGGGATCGCTATGGAGACGTTTTTGGTGGTTGGGTTGGTCGTGGGTTCGGCACTTGGTTGGTTGTGGAACCTTTGAGCTAATATTCATTGCATTGGTTATGACTTATGTCACAAAATAATAAAACTAGTTTTGTTTCAATATTGTTTGGTAGTATTAGTTATTGTTGTTTTTGTGAGGGTTGAACTTGTAGTATTAGTTATTGTTGTTTTTGTGAGGATTGAACTTGTTATTTGGATATGGCTTTAGtaatttataatattttttttttatatttgattAATGTGTATTAGTTAATGCTTTGTAGATTTAATACTTATTTAGTTGATTTTACAATTCTTAGTTTATTAACTTTTATAGTTAAGCAATAAATTTTAATCGTGATTAGTCAACATGATATCTTTTGAAATTAAGGAGACAATCAAAGAGGGGAATTAAAATTCAAGATATTCTTTTTAAGGGATGTAAAATGTGAATCCTTCGAGAAATGCAAATCCTTCATTGAATGTTATCATGGTATTATTGTCTAATAACATTTTGTAGGTGGAATCAGGTCCTTAGTTTGTTTCCcatagggttttttttttttttaaccagatttattgggtttcctacTTAATTGATGTGTATACATTATtccctagtggagatggatatgatcgggtggttccactggtgacacgatgatactccatTGGTTCGTCAGTTATCCAAATTTACCGTAAAAAAAAGAACCGTAGACCCCAACGAGTGCAcaattattaatatttttttaaataagaggATAAGTGGACAAGATGTAGCATTCAGTTAGGATCCTTTTCAATGTAGAGACATGTAACATCTTAGCATTGTGGGATACTACCATAAGATGTCCAAAGGTATAGGTTGTGGCTAACATCCCTTTAAAAGGAGGAATATATACGCAACAACTTTCTACACATGTTCTTTTTTCCAAAAAGTACTAGGTAAGATATGTCGGCTTCGATGGGTGTAGCCCTGGCCCGTCTTGGGCGGTTTGAGGACTTGAAGGGTTGAGTGGGCTGGTCACCTTCTCAACTTTTGTGTcctcttttatttatttttcgtTATTGTCTGTGTGAACGTAGATCACGTACCGTAATCGAACCATGTAAATCCGGTATTCTTCATCTATTTTAGTGCATATCatattgtattatacattgtgTGGTTGTTATTTTGTGTTTGTTGCTTGCGATAATCATCACAGAAAGCAAAAATATTGCTTTTGTTGCTCTTTTAATTATCAAGAAAGTCAAAGGACAAaaagcaatattttggtgttttgaTTTCTTGGGCCGATTTGCCCGAATCGGTTTCAGCCGTCACCAAGATTTAAAAGAAACAACTAGAATTGATTTtgacttggtttgtttgactagCCAATCACACCAACAAAAGGTCTACCTTAAATTTGTTACTTTTTTTCCAATAAGAAGGTTTCGAGCTTGTACATGGCTTTATAGTCTAGTGGCATCTTGGAGGTGGGATAAGTCTTTGGAACCAATACAGACGTCCTGAGTTCGATGCTCACAAggggggtttttcccatatttgtTTGGTTTTCtcttgaattggtgtataggcattatgcctaatgaagatggatatgatcgggtggtttgatccaaatttgccgttaaaaaaaaaaaagaaggttTCGAGCAAACTCAAGAAAACAATCACTTTTGTTTTCTTTAAATTTATTTTCTTATCTTATTAGTTAGGGTTTGGTTTGGTTACAAATAATATCGTTTGGTTGTTTGATTCCATCTGCGTTTTGTTTTATATGCTTCTCTTAATTTCATTTAAGTAAATACCACatgtataaaaaaaaataaaaaataaaaaaaaaattgcaatattcaaaattcaaatgcTCTCTCAAATCAAGTCAAACTTTAAAGTAACAAAAACATCTAATATAAATGGATATGACGTAAATTTATTTTACTTAAAAACATATTCTAAGATAATCCCtttaaaatttaaacaaacaCATAAATTTcttgttttatatatttaattaattaatataagatactCTCAATGAATAACACGTGTtcagtttcttttattatatagtatagattagttTAAATATgagtaaaatgcccggatagtccctgtggtttgtcaaaatttcacctttagtctctaactttttaaaattacactcttgctccttgtggtttgaccagttgttactcggatagtccctaaagtGAATAagagttagttttctcagttaagtggatATGAAATTACACATACACCCTTATCATTAAAAAATTATTAATAACTCATATATTTAGAAACACTCCCTCACTctcatacacacatacacactcTCTCTACTCTATCTCCCCCACCAGCACCACCCACttccaccaccacaccaccaccgaACCTCCACCCCATCTTTCATCTTCTTCAACTGTGGTCGGCGACCACCATGAACCCTCCACCATCATCGTCACCATCTTCTGTAGCCTCCAGCCTAACCtacaacccttctcctttttcattttttcctaACAGGGCACTGCCACCGCAGTCCGAATTCGGATCTGAAAATACGTGCGCAAATTTTAGTCCCCAATGGATCGGCTGGTGCTGGACATTCTAGTCCCCAAAATTAATTGTGCAAATTTTAACCCTACATCATCAACTAAAATCGAAAGAAATGTAAGCAGTGATGGGGTTGTCAAAGTTAATTGATAGAAACACTTGCCCAGGAAGATATTATTTTTACTAGAATTAGATGTTTGaatttcaaaatgagtcggttcaCATGTTTAGTTTTTTAAGTCTCGGTAGGATAAGCATGATATACTCAATTATTAATTTTGAGTCAAGTAACAAGTCCTATAAGTTATCGATTATCTTGTATGTGTAttcaaagttcaaatattattgaAGGTTAATAAAAAAGTGACAAGAATTTTTTGCAACATCTGTGTATGTACTGGTGGTGTGAACCGTCTAAATTCCGTTGATTGAAACTCACATGCAGACATAACAGAGGTGGGGTGTGGTGGTGGTTGTGTGGCAGAGGTGGTTGTAGGCAATGATAGTTGGCGGCAGTTGCCGGTGAAGGTGGCCGAAGTTCTTCAATCGGAAAGAGTCTCCGGTCAAACGTGGGTAGTGATGGGGTTGGGGTGGGGTGGGATGGTGGGGCCTCTTAGAATTTGTTTTTATTAATGAGAAGGGTAGTTTTGTAATTTCACATCCAATTAACTGAGAAATCCAACCCTCATCTACttcaaggactatccgagtaacaactgaTCAAACCACAGAGAGCAAGAGTGTAATTTTAAAATGTTggagactaaaggtgaaatttcgacaaaccacagagactatccgTGCATTTCTCTTTAAATATTGTAGCTAGAATATCGTTTTTTTAACCACTTAAATTACATTAAATCCATCTTTATGACGCTCAAACCTTTGACTTCAAAAGGAGCACACTATAACTTCATAATCATTGGTCTTCCCAATTGAATCcaacccacccccccccccccagatCAAAATATTGTTTATTGTAGAATTAGTATAGCCTACAGGGGCGTACCCACCCTAAGCcaagggtgggcgggcgcaccccatgaaaaaatattttttagtgttattttcgtcggaaatcccgaccgcaccccttggaatttttcatccgcaccccttgaaaattttcaaccgccccacttagaaaaaaataattattaaccacttattcacttaattatttaatCCAAATCAAAGCCTAATCtgcaatcaatttttattaacacaAGCCCAAACCCAACCTAAAAAAAAtcgaactaaataaaataacctaaacccatccacccattccattttcaaatgccgcCCCAAAAAAACTCCGAGCGACTTGATGCCACTGCTCACGACCTAGTGGCTTTTTTTACCGGGAAAACCAAAATTCCGGTTGGACAGACCCATATTACGTTAGAATTCCAatatagaactagtatggtttatttatttatttatttatttatacagctaggggcctaaaatttttgaaaatattcCGC
The sequence above is drawn from the Helianthus annuus cultivar XRQ/B chromosome 12, HanXRQr2.0-SUNRISE, whole genome shotgun sequence genome and encodes:
- the LOC110896440 gene encoding equilibrative nucleotide transporter 8 encodes the protein MEILQPNPNLKTYDNKEPKDTYNMAYIIHFLLGAGYLVPWNAFITAVDYFQYLYPNKHINKVFSVGYMSAAMAVLFTLMWFSRSSRIKLPSVRSRMNLGQCLFILALMVAPVTDWIVHGKETRKTMNIAFVVLVSMVMISGLADGLVGGSLVGATGALPGRYMQAVFAGNATAGLAVSILRIITKASLPHTRTGLRTSTQIYFTFSAIMVLLCIICTNVLHKLPVIRFYRSNRKHIDPIQHMSIRSNFWQVVKKIRYLVTAVFAIYLVSLSIFPGYLSENVASTYFKDWYPILLITTFNVGDFVGKCLTAVYVPRGSKLVVWWCMGRVLFYPLFVGCVHGPKWMHSEGPVMSLTMMLGVSNGYLTSVLMILAPKLVPVEESEVVGIAMETFLVVGLVVGSALGWLWNL